ATTTCTTTATTGTGTAAGAAAGGGGGCTGATCCTGGTAAAAATTGCTGGTCAGAAAGGATGATTGTTTGGTTGTACTGTGTAATTTAGTTGGCTAAAATTGAGATGGTTGGCTAGCTGTTTAAATTACATATGGTTCAGCAATTAATGAAATTCTATGATTTTGTAAGGGGAAAACTATATCTCTAAATTTTCATAGCAAACTCAATTTGTGTGCTAGAGAAATACTTATTACTATCTACTACTTATTTTTCATGCAGGGCAGTTGACTGATTTTTTTCTCTCTCATGCATTAGGTACTTGATTCCGGAACTGGGGCCAGGTACCCTTAAAATCACATATTCTACCCATACAGATTTGAGTGTGAAGTTTCAGGTATAAATGATCTCTATCTCCCTCTCCAAGTTCTTCCTAATCTACAACAGAATGTGCAGTATATAACTGCTGCCTGCAGTTATGAACCAAATTTGCATCAATTTACTTCTCTTCAAAACACCAGCCACCATACTACCACTGATGCCTTCAGAAGAATTAAAAATATGTGCCAACCCTTTTCCCACCAAACAGCCCTTGATGAAAAGAGTCCTGCTGCAGCCCCATATGCAGTCAAGATTGCATGAAATCCAAAAGTAACAGTGCTGTACCAGTTTTGAACCAATTGTGCACTGAATCCATCTGCACAGCCATTTCCATATTTGTTACAATTATCCTCAACCAAGTGTGCACAAACCAGTTCTTCACAGCCTGCATCTTTTGAGCCCAATCAGCAGCAACCAATTTCCCAGTAATAAACCTCTTTCCTTGAAACCACCAGTGCCATTGATGAGAAATTTTTTCTATTCTACTGAGGGGTTGACAACATTTTATTAAGCTTAATTGGTGGTGCATTTCTTTTTCATGTTTAGGGACTGCCTGTTTTATTGAGGGGTTGACAACATTTTATTAAGCCTGCTAAACTTTTTATTCTTAAGGAGAGGAGTTTTAGCACTTTGTTGTGTTTAATTCATCCTTTTATCTATTTACAAGTAAGATAAAGTGCAGATGTCATTACATACTTAGCTATTTTACTTTTATCATGGTGTGGTTCCTTTTGGATGTGTTGTTAATTATGTTGtgtcatatgtgttgtctatGGTAGTTTCTCTAGTTGAAGTTCAAAGTGCTGGCCTCAGCATCTCAAAGTTCATGTTTTTCTCAAATGTAGCCAAAGGCTAATAATAAGAGAAAATTAAACTAATGACCAAATTAAGACTTATAGCTTGTCTACTTGTAAGAGAAAATGCTGCCCATGGACTGTTGCATCTGTTCCTTTCAAGCTTGCCCTGAGTTCACAGTTTGTGCCCCTGTGAATTCCTTGGTATTCTTCAGTTGTTGCATATGTTGTAAGACATCTGCTTGGAGCCTTTGTTTCCGCTTGTGCTGTCATGACATCGCTTCCCATATCCCTTCCTGAAGATGTAGCCTGCTTTATAAAAGAGAGACTGCTCCAGCCTGTACCACACCATTTTCTACTTTAATTTTTCTGAAAAAATTGCATGTCCATACAGACCTTAgccctgcaaaaaagaaaaaatgttaGTTTAAAAAATATATCTAAAGTTCTAATTGGATGTTGAATTCAGTTTTGTTCTACGTGGAGTTCTAACTACAATAATTTAATAACCTTCTTTCCCATGTATTTTAGAACTTTCTCTGGATTcacttctaatatatatatatatatatctatatatatatatatatatatatatatattttgatgtgTAGATGACAGATGATAAAAGGAGCAAGGGTATTGCTACTGCCCCAAAGAAACATAAAAAGAGTAGTAGGGCTTTGTGGAAAGAGCCAGGTCCCGCGGTGACTAGAGATAGAAGCCCGTCGCCATATCCACCACCACGGGGCGCTCCATTACCTCATCCACCACACGGGGCTTCATTACCTTATCCACCACGGGGCGCTCCATTACCTTATGATTCTATGATGATCGGCATGGGCTATACTCAACCGTCTCCGTTCAATTCTGTGGACCCCCATGTTTCTCCACGTCAGGGATTCACTGAGGCACTTCCCCTTACACCTGGTTATGATACCCCACAGGGCTTCAGTCAATTGCCTACCGGATCTCAGCGGGCGACGTCTAGCGGTACTCCAACGGCTACTCCAAGCCCGACCGTATCACATCATTCTTCAGCATCTACTGCATAGTTTGGGGTAGACGGTCGTCACCTTGGAGGTAGTGGCTCTGAGCCTGACAATCGTACCACAGATGAAAACTTACCTGCAGGTGGTGTGGATGCTTCACTGCTGGAGCATTATGATGCCAGTGGGCGCCTGATCATCGAGCCTGTGGGATATAGGTATGAGTTATCCTTTCACGAGATGTTAtttgtttatgttttttttttaaagcaaagtcCACTAGTCTATGAGCCTAGGGCTGATTCAATGCATATAAAAAAGCATCTGAAACTTTCCATGCATCATCTGTGACCTGTAGGAACTGTTGCTTTCTTTCTATCACATAATG
The nucleotide sequence above comes from Lycium barbarum isolate Lr01 chromosome 3, ASM1917538v2, whole genome shotgun sequence. Encoded proteins:
- the LOC132630734 gene encoding polypyrimidine tract-binding protein homolog 1-like isoform X2, yielding MMFLACETGPIGTTTEVSMMLSRCRYLSSIDRVFSAFGFVHKITTFEKTVGFQALAQFTDAETATSAKDALDGRSIPRYLIPELGPGTLKITYSTHTDLSVKFQMTDDKRSKGIATAPKKHKKSSRALWKEPGPAVTRDRSPSPYPPPRGAPLPHPPHGASLPYPPRGAPLPYDSMMIGMGYTQPSPFNSVDPHVSPRQGFTEALPLTPGYDTPQGFSQLPTGSQRATSSGTPTATPSPTVSHHSSASTA
- the LOC132630734 gene encoding polypyrimidine tract-binding protein homolog 1-like isoform X3, coding for MVFKVFSAFGFVHKITTFEKTVGFQALAQFTDAETATSAKDALDGRSIPRYLIPELGPGTLKITYSTHTDLSVKFQMTDDKRSKGIATAPKKHKKSSRALWKEPGPAVTRDRSPSPYPPPRGAPLPHPPHGASLPYPPRGAPLPYDSMMIGMGYTQPSPFNSVDPHVSPRQGFTEALPLTPGYDTPQGFSQLPTGSQRATSSGTPTATPSPTVSHHSSASTA